From the genome of Plasmodium malariae genome assembly, chromosome: 9, one region includes:
- the PmUG01_09029000 gene encoding conserved Plasmodium protein, unknown function, with amino-acid sequence MMEKKKSTTHKSYVKSKRNNHDMPIYISKSNLIDTNTNTSSEVEQYSLDMINMNNMMMNRNNIMCNDRNYINNNQNFGNGIIYVNDKQYERILKRRMRKIKQDIEKNRKVRVYIAIQKKNNSSISSFSNNNMHDNMHDGMHDGMHDNMHDGMHDGMHDGVHDNMHDGMHENMHEVMHAHLNSNFNTSLYNYDLNSNDSLMKVIDNHTSTCTHTHKNSSQNNSSSNLNNSSSNHNNSSSNHHNNNSNSNSNHNNSNHNNSSSSNNNNNYMDLYENMKSIFAMKTNKRYNNGNSIYLNNYNSRLPANINSEDDYKKYINMCDMSGMDDVSGMDNINGMNNVNRMNNINGMNNINGMNNINGMNNINGMNNINGMNNINGMNNLNGVNNFVENYSDMKSVHQIPNMSNFPNLVCANNMKHGVHMDDIENMDDVENMHNMHNMHNMNNMNNIENMNRAKNMNGAEMMNGSEMMNGSEMMNGSEVMIGSEIMNSAENMNNTESMNNMENMNNLNNFSNDMSGNFS; translated from the coding sequence atgatggaaaaaaaaaagtcaacAACACATAAAAGTTATGTGAAGAGCAAAAGGAATAACCATGATATGCCTATATACATATCAAAGAGTAACTTAATCGATACTAATACAAATACCAGTAGTGAAGTTGAGCAGTACTCATTAGATATGATTAATATGAACAATATGATGATGAACAGAAACAATATAATGTGTAATGacagaaattatataaataataatcaaAATTTTGGGAATGGtataatatatgtgaatGATAAACAATATgaaagaatattaaaaagaaggatgcgtaaaataaaacaagatattgaaaaaaacagGAAAGTTAGAGTATATATTGctattcagaaaaaaaataattcttccATAAGCAGTtttagcaataataatatgcatgATAATATGCATGATGGTATGCATGATGGTATGCATGATAATATGCATGATGGTATGCATGATGGTATGCATGATGGTGTGCATGATAATATGCATGATGGTATGCATGAGAATATGCATGAGGTTATGCATGCGCATTTAAACAGTAACTTCAACAcatctttatataattatgatttAAATTCTAATGATTCGTTAATGAAAGTAATTGATAACCATACTAGTACTTGCACGCATACCCATAAGAATAGTAGTcaaaataatagtagtagtaatcttaataatagtagtagtaatcataataatagtagtagtaatcatcataataacaatagcaacagtaatagtaatcataataatagcaaccataataatagcagtagtagtaataataataacaactaCATGGATCTgtatgaaaatatgaaatcTATATTTGCCATGAAAACTAATAAACGTTACAATAATGGTAAcagcatatatttaaataactaCAACAGTAGACTTCCTGCCAATATAAATTCAGAGGatgattataaaaagtatataaatatgtgtgaTATGAGTGGTATGGACGATGTAAGCGGTATGGACAACATAAACGGAATGAACAACGTAAACCGAATGAACAACATAAACGGAATGAACAACATAAACGGAATGAACAACATAAACGGAATGAACAACATAAACGGAATGAACAACATAAACGGAATGAACAACATAAACGGAATGAACAACTTAAATGGCGTGAACAATTTTGTGGAGAACTACAGCGATATGAAAAGTGTGCATCAAATTCCTAATATGTCCAATTTCCCTAATTTGGTTTGTGCGAATAATATGAAGCACGGGGTTCATATGGACGATATTGAAAATATGGATGATGTGGAAAACATGCACAACATGCACAATATGCACAACATGAACAATATGAacaatatagaaaatatgaacagggcaaaaaatatgaacggTGCAGAAATGATGAACGGGTCAGAAATGATGAACGGGTCAGAAATGATGAACGGGTCAGAAGTTATGATCGGTTCAGAAATTATGAACAGTGcagaaaatatgaacaatacAGAAAGCATGAACAATAtggaaaatatgaacaacTTAAACAATTTTTCTAATGATATGAGTGGCAATTTTTCATAG